A stretch of the Rhinoderma darwinii isolate aRhiDar2 chromosome 3, aRhiDar2.hap1, whole genome shotgun sequence genome encodes the following:
- the SEMA7A gene encoding semaphorin-7A isoform X2: MKLYISTLLNLSALLSISLANGRMDIRFTHHVEGKWSFPLPKEEANAVFYLSEDKSLYIGGEDILYHFNFEIMKNYTIKADFYNCLGKPHCKNYLTFVGQLLGNLTLCGTNAQKAGCWVMNNENVHKLEDHWTELLAPRTPAMNYNILITGNQVYSTVPRKSNNAVSVMKTFRKIYGNLPLLYTGHTLWRDPEFVKSLVVEKEDKVQSKILLFFTENNIETRTVEKRLTMVAQMCKNEVGSMKADTRNIFSTALKSHIICGNQLSGQYYPHLQDIYYLQGKTGNVIYGLFKNSWNHSAVCSYEVEAIESLFNTSSLFGSSKKDLKVRPGTCHPTLTPEETSEEASRYPELTNWLWPSRNRTVFQNLNNFQKIVVDEITAVNQKTYRVFILATDFGTVHKTVELEDGVFDIPEVRPFKQKGRLQFMELKPNEHVLYMGTTREISRLPLDDCAAFYPSCKDCIQSRDPFCGWIEGKCESVLKFNSFMVQQNLKQNATCELKKESTTMYLKENRHTINNKEVKEMVEELGILSHKFMEPNTATKIRCIWLLILTIQLLILM; the protein is encoded by the exons GTAAATGGTCTTTTCCTCTGCCTAAAGAGGAAGCAAATGCTGTCTTCTACCTGTCAGAAGATAAATCTTTGTACATTGGAGgagaagatattttgtatcacTTTAATTTTGAGATAATGAAGAATTACACG ATTAAAGCTGACTTTTATAACTGTCTAGGAAAG CCGCATTGCAAAAATTATTTAACCTTTGTGGGTCAACTATTAGGAAATCTTACTCTCTGTGGTACTAACGCACAAAAGGCAGGCTGCTGGGTTATG aacaatgaaaatgTTCACAAGCTTGAGGATCATTGGACTGAACTATTGGCTCCTCGCACTCCAGCGATGAATTATAACATTTTAATAACAG GAAACCAAGTATACTCTACAGTGCCTCGAAAATCGAACAATGCTGTGAGTGTAATGAAAACTTTCCGCAAAATCTATGGCAATTTACCATTACTATACACAGGACATACATTATGGAGAG ACCCAGAGTTTGTGAAGTCTCTAGTTGTGGAGAAAGAAGACAAAGTGCAAAGTAAGATTCTTCTCTTCTTCACTGAGAATAATATTGAAACCAGAACAGTAGAGAAGCGGCTGACAATGGTGGCTCAGATGTGTAAG AATGAAGTAGGATCTATGAAAGCTGATACTCGCAATATATTTAGTACGGCACTGAAATCACATATAATATGTGGAAACCAGTTATCTGGCCAATATTATCCACACCTACAAGACATCTACTATCTGCAAGGAAAAACAGGGAATGTGATTTATGGACTTTTCAAAAATTCATG GAATCACAGTGCTGTGTGCTCCTATGAAGTTGAAGCCATTGAGTCTCTTTTCAATACTTCCAGCTTGTTCGGTTCTTCCAAAAAAGACCTAAAAGTTCGTCCTGGGACG TGCCATCCTACGTTGACTCCTGAAGAGACTTCAGAAGAGGCATCCCGCTATCCAGAACTGACAAACTGGTTGTGGCCATCAAGAAATAGGACTGTTTTCCAAAATCTGAACAACTTCCAGAAAATAGTGGTGGATGAGATAACAGCCGTGAACCAAAAAACCTATAGGGTCTTCATATTAGCCACAG ATTTTGGAACTGTACACAAGACTGTAGAGCTGGAAGATGGAGTGTTTGACATTCCTGAAGTGCGCCCCTTCAAACAAAAAGGAAGACTACAATTCATGGAACTAAAGCCAAATGAG CACGTTCTTTATATGGGAACTACTCGTGAAATTTCCAGACTACCACTGGATGACTGTGCTGCCTTCTACCCCAGCTGTAAAGACTGTATTCAGTCAAGGGACCCCTTCTGTGGGTGGATTGAAGGAAAATGTGAATCAGTCCTAAAGTTTAACAG CTTCATGGTACAGCAGAATCTGAAACAGAATGctacatgtgaattaaaaaagG AGTCGACAACAATGTACCTAAAAGAAAATCGGCATACAATCAACAATAAAGAGGTGAAGGAAATGGTGGAAGAACTTGGAATTTTAAGTCATAAATTTATGGAACCAAATACTGCTACAAAGATTCGGTGCATCTGGCTTTTAATTTTGACTATTCAATTACTAATATTAATGTGA
- the SEMA7A gene encoding semaphorin-7A isoform X1: MKLYISTLLNLSALLSISLANGRMDIRFTHHVEGKWSFPLPKEEANAVFYLSEDKSLYIGGEDILYHFNFEIMKNYTIKADFYNCLGKPHCKNYLTFVGQLLGNLTLCGTNAQKAGCWVMNNENVHKLEDHWTELLAPRTPAMNYNILITGNQVYSTVPRKSNNAVSVMKTFRKIYGNLPLLYTGHTLWRDPEFVKSLVVEKEDKVQSKILLFFTENNIETRTVEKRLTMVAQMCKNEVGSMKADTRNIFSTALKSHIICGNQLSGQYYPHLQDIYYLQGKTGNVIYGLFKNSWNHSAVCSYEVEAIESLFNTSSLFGSSKKDLKVRPGTCHPTLTPEETSEEASRYPELTNWLWPSRNRTVFQNLNNFQKIVVDEITAVNQKTYRVFILATDFGTVHKTVELEDGVFDIPEVRPFKQKGRLQFMELKPNEHVLYMGTTREISRLPLDDCAAFYPSCKDCIQSRDPFCGWIEGKCESVLKFNSSFMVQQNLKQNATCELKKESTTMYLKENRHTINNKEVKEMVEELGILSHKFMEPNTATKIRCIWLLILTIQLLILM, encoded by the exons GTAAATGGTCTTTTCCTCTGCCTAAAGAGGAAGCAAATGCTGTCTTCTACCTGTCAGAAGATAAATCTTTGTACATTGGAGgagaagatattttgtatcacTTTAATTTTGAGATAATGAAGAATTACACG ATTAAAGCTGACTTTTATAACTGTCTAGGAAAG CCGCATTGCAAAAATTATTTAACCTTTGTGGGTCAACTATTAGGAAATCTTACTCTCTGTGGTACTAACGCACAAAAGGCAGGCTGCTGGGTTATG aacaatgaaaatgTTCACAAGCTTGAGGATCATTGGACTGAACTATTGGCTCCTCGCACTCCAGCGATGAATTATAACATTTTAATAACAG GAAACCAAGTATACTCTACAGTGCCTCGAAAATCGAACAATGCTGTGAGTGTAATGAAAACTTTCCGCAAAATCTATGGCAATTTACCATTACTATACACAGGACATACATTATGGAGAG ACCCAGAGTTTGTGAAGTCTCTAGTTGTGGAGAAAGAAGACAAAGTGCAAAGTAAGATTCTTCTCTTCTTCACTGAGAATAATATTGAAACCAGAACAGTAGAGAAGCGGCTGACAATGGTGGCTCAGATGTGTAAG AATGAAGTAGGATCTATGAAAGCTGATACTCGCAATATATTTAGTACGGCACTGAAATCACATATAATATGTGGAAACCAGTTATCTGGCCAATATTATCCACACCTACAAGACATCTACTATCTGCAAGGAAAAACAGGGAATGTGATTTATGGACTTTTCAAAAATTCATG GAATCACAGTGCTGTGTGCTCCTATGAAGTTGAAGCCATTGAGTCTCTTTTCAATACTTCCAGCTTGTTCGGTTCTTCCAAAAAAGACCTAAAAGTTCGTCCTGGGACG TGCCATCCTACGTTGACTCCTGAAGAGACTTCAGAAGAGGCATCCCGCTATCCAGAACTGACAAACTGGTTGTGGCCATCAAGAAATAGGACTGTTTTCCAAAATCTGAACAACTTCCAGAAAATAGTGGTGGATGAGATAACAGCCGTGAACCAAAAAACCTATAGGGTCTTCATATTAGCCACAG ATTTTGGAACTGTACACAAGACTGTAGAGCTGGAAGATGGAGTGTTTGACATTCCTGAAGTGCGCCCCTTCAAACAAAAAGGAAGACTACAATTCATGGAACTAAAGCCAAATGAG CACGTTCTTTATATGGGAACTACTCGTGAAATTTCCAGACTACCACTGGATGACTGTGCTGCCTTCTACCCCAGCTGTAAAGACTGTATTCAGTCAAGGGACCCCTTCTGTGGGTGGATTGAAGGAAAATGTGAATCAGTCCTAAAGTTTAACAG CAGCTTCATGGTACAGCAGAATCTGAAACAGAATGctacatgtgaattaaaaaagG AGTCGACAACAATGTACCTAAAAGAAAATCGGCATACAATCAACAATAAAGAGGTGAAGGAAATGGTGGAAGAACTTGGAATTTTAAGTCATAAATTTATGGAACCAAATACTGCTACAAAGATTCGGTGCATCTGGCTTTTAATTTTGACTATTCAATTACTAATATTAATGTGA